From a region of the Roseivirga sp. 4D4 genome:
- a CDS encoding RluA family pseudouridine synthase, translating to MPSIVQPLYEDNHLLIVNKPAGVLIQGDSTGDKPLVEHCKDYIKEKYNKPGAVFLHPVHRLDRPVSGVIVFARTSKALERMNKIFATRKVQKTYWAIVKKHPPQKKGRLMSWLVKDPKRNVTTAYSEPVEGGQKAETDFKVLGKLNNHYLIEVEPLTGRPHQIRVHMAEMGCPIRGDLRYGFSKPNPDKSINLHARRIYFEHPVKKEPVVVRAGLPEDQFWEQFLTLDNIKVKDKDIDRLY from the coding sequence ACAGCCTCTATACGAGGATAATCATCTCTTAATTGTCAATAAGCCAGCGGGTGTCCTGATTCAAGGTGACTCCACCGGAGACAAACCCCTTGTTGAGCATTGTAAAGATTACATCAAAGAAAAGTATAATAAGCCAGGTGCTGTTTTCTTACACCCTGTGCATAGGCTTGACAGACCCGTAAGTGGTGTAATCGTTTTTGCCAGAACCTCCAAGGCATTGGAGCGAATGAATAAAATCTTCGCTACCCGAAAAGTTCAAAAAACCTATTGGGCGATTGTCAAAAAGCACCCTCCTCAGAAAAAGGGAAGACTGATGAGCTGGTTAGTCAAAGATCCTAAGCGAAATGTAACCACTGCCTATTCTGAACCAGTGGAAGGTGGCCAAAAGGCAGAAACTGATTTCAAAGTGCTGGGAAAGCTCAACAACCATTATTTAATCGAAGTGGAACCACTCACCGGTCGACCACATCAAATTAGGGTACACATGGCTGAGATGGGTTGCCCTATCAGAGGTGACCTTCGTTATGGTTTCTCTAAGCCTAACCCCGACAAAAGCATCAACCTACATGCCCGTAGGATCTATTTCGAGCATCCAGTAAAGAAGGAACCTGTTGTGGTTAGAGCCGGATTACCTGAAGATCAATTCTGGGAGCAATTCCTCACGCTGGACAACATAAAAGTCAAGGATAAGGACATTGATCGATTGTATTAA
- the atpC gene encoding ATP synthase F1 subunit epsilon: MLLEVVTPDKKIFEGEASSVTFPGSDGEFQVLSNHAPMISALGKGKMTIKASGQDEVVVIDGGVVEVLNNKVIVLAESVIED; this comes from the coding sequence ATGTTATTAGAAGTTGTAACTCCAGATAAGAAGATATTTGAAGGCGAAGCGTCTTCAGTGACTTTCCCTGGAAGTGATGGCGAGTTTCAAGTACTTAGCAATCACGCTCCAATGATTAGTGCCTTGGGTAAAGGTAAAATGACCATCAAGGCTTCTGGCCAAGATGAAGTGGTCGTGATCGATGGCGGTGTAGTTGAAGTACTCAACAATAAAGTGATTGTGCTAGCAGAGTCTGTTATTGAGGACTAA